In Excalfactoria chinensis isolate bCotChi1 chromosome 20, bCotChi1.hap2, whole genome shotgun sequence, a genomic segment contains:
- the MASP2 gene encoding mannan-binding lectin serine protease 2 isoform X1: protein MYGRITSPDFPNTYPNHKERTWNITVPRGYAVRIYFTHFNLELSYQCEYDYVKLSSSGKTLATLCGQDSTDTEEAPGNKTYISIDNTLMVVFRSDYSNEKPFTGFEAFYAAEDIDECKQLFDGEPLCNHHCHNYVGGYYCSCRIGYILHENKRTCTAQCQNQVFTQRTGEIASPDYPAPYPPLSTCSYNIRVEDGFLITLEFVETFNVETHPEVLCPYDVLRLETPRKQFGPFCGKTLPAKIETQTNAVNITFITDMSGVHTGWKVKYTAVGLPCPSPEAPPHGHIAPVQAQYTAGDHYALSCDIGYVLLENENVVMSFVAECQKNASWSKPTAECIIVDCGQPEGIDSGAVLYLTGPEKTSYRAAIQYQCAGPFYTMRADSSGKYICSDDGFWKNTKGEITLPVCEPVCGMQRSGAIERIYGGRRASPGQFPWQVMLITERGELGGGSLLYDSWVLTAAHVVAEQRNPSSLRIKLGIVNKYSVHFEEVQAEQIFIHEGYKNDLINFDNDIALIKLEHKVPISATISPVCLPGKEERFQMKATETVTVSGWGRTETRSSSVVLLYTELMVIDHKECTDAYANKSHNGNPLVVTENMLCAGAEGGGRDACHGDSGGPLVVWDAQSRKWFVVGIVSWALDCAVAGQYGVYTRVMSYMPWIESTIANNS, encoded by the exons ctgagctccagcGGGAAGACCTTGGCTACGCTATGTGGACAGGATAGTACTGACACTGAGGAGGCTCCGGGCAACAAAACATACATCTCTATTGACAACACCCTCATGGTTGTATTTCGATCTGACTACTCCAATGAGAAGCCATTCACAGGCTTTGAGGCCTTCTATGCTGCTGAAG ATATTGATGAGTGCAAACAGCTGTTTGATGGTGAACCTCTCTGCAATCATCACTGTCACAACTATGTGGGGGGCTACTATTGCAGCTGTCGGATTGGCTACATACTGCATGAAAACAAGAGGACGTGCACAG CCCAGTGTCAGAACCAGGTTTTTACTCAAAGAACTGGAGAAATCGCCAGCCCTGACTATCCAGCGCCTTATCCCCCGCTCAGCACCTGCAGCTACAATATCCGGGTAGAAGATGGCTTTCTGATCACATTGGAATTCGTGGAGACCTTTAATGTGGAGACACACCCGGAGGTGCTGTGCCCCTACGATGTACTCAGG CTGGAAACACCCAGAAAGCAGTTTGGCCCATTCTGTGGGAAGACACTGCCTGCAAAAATTGAGACACAGACTAATGCTGTAAATATTACCTTCATAACTGACATGTCAGGAGTACACACTGGTTGGAAGGTGAAATACACAGCAGTAG GTTTGCCGTGCCCCAGTCCTGAAGCACCACCCCATGGCCACATCGCACCAGTGCAAGCACAGTACACTGCGGGTGACCACTACGCACTCTCTTGTGACATCGGATACGTGTTACTCGAA AATGAAAATGTTGTGATGTCTTTTGTAGCGGAATGCCAAAAGAATGCTTCTTGGAGCAAACCCACGGCAGAGTGCATCA TTGTTGACTGCGGGCAGCCTGAGGGCATAGACAGCGGTGCCGTTCTGTACCTCACGGGGCCTGAGAAGACAAGCTACAGGGCTGCCATTCAGTACCAGTGTGCAGGCCCATTCTACACCATGAGGGCTGACAGCAGCG GTAAATATATATGCAGTGATGATGGATTCTGGAAGAACACCAAGGGAGAAATAACACTGCCTGTCTGTGAACCAG TCTGTGGGATGCAGAGAAGCGGAGCTATAGAACGTATTTATGGAGGAAGGAGAGCCAGCCCTGGACAATTTCCATGGCAAGTGATGTTAATTACTGAGCGTGGAGAATTAGGAGGTGGTTCACTTTTGTACGACAGCTGGGTTTTAACAGCTGCTCACGTTGTAGCTGAGCAAAGAAATCCCTCAAGTTTGAGGATTAAATTAGGGATTGTGAACAAATACTCAGTTCACTTTGAGGAAGTCCAGGCAGAACAGATTTTTATTCATGAAGGTTACAAAAACGATCTCATCAATTTTGACAATGATATTGCATTGATTAAATTGGAACATAAAGTCCCAATCAGTGCCACTATCTCACCTGTTTGTTTacctggaaaagaagaaagatttcagaTGAAGGCCACTGAGACAGTAACTGTATCGGGTTGGGGAAGAACTGAAACCAGGAGCTcttctgtggtgctgctgtaCACTGAACTGATGGTCATCGACCACAAAGAGTGTACGGATGCTTATGCAAATAAATCACACAACGGCAACCCTCTTGTGGTAACAGAAAAcatgctgtgtgctggagctgagggAGGGGGCAGAGATGCCTGCCATGGGGACAGCGGGGGGCCACTCGTGGTCTGGGATGCTCAGTCCAGAAAATGGTTTGTTGTTGGGATCGTGTCCTGGGCTTTAGACTGCGCCGTGGCAGGGCAGTATGGGGTCTATACAAGAGTAATGAGCTATATGCCTTGGATCGAAAGCACCATTGCAAATAATTCTTAG
- the TARDBP gene encoding TAR DNA-binding protein 43, protein MSEYIRVTEDENDEPIEIPSEDDGTVLLSTVTAQFPGACGLRYRNPVSQCMRGVRLVEGILHAPEAGWGNLVYVVNYPKDNKRKMDETDASSAVKVKRAVQKTSDLIVLGLPWKTTEQDLKEYFSTFGEVLMVQVKKDIKTGHSKGFGFVRFTDYETQVKVMSQRHMIDGRWCDCKLPNSKQSPDEPLRSRKVFVGRCTEDMTADELQQFFAQYGEVVDVFIPKPFRAFAFVTFADDQVAQSLCGEDLIIKGISVHISNAEPKHNSNRQLERGGRFGGNPGGFGNQGGFGNSRGGGGGLGNNQGSNMGGGMNFGAFSINPAMMAAAQAALQSSWGMMGMLASQQNQSGPSGNNQPQGNMQREQNQGFSSGNNSYGGSNSGAAIGWGSASNAGSSSGFNGGFGSSMDSKSSGWGM, encoded by the exons ATGTCGGAGTACATCCGGGTCACGGAGGACGAGAACGATGAGCCCATCGAGATCCCCTCGGAGGATGACGGCACCGTGCTGCTGTCCACCGTGACGGCGCAGTTCCCCGGGGCGTGCGGGCTGCGCTACCGCAACCCGGTGTCGCAATGCATGCGGGGCGTGCGGCTGGTGGAGGGCATCCTGCACGCCCCCGAGGCCGGCTGGGGAAACCTGGTCTATGTGGTGAACTACCCCAAAG AtaataagagaaaaatggatGAAACAGATGCATCGTCAGCCGTGAAGGTAAAACGAGCAGTACAGAAGACTTCGGACTTAATAGTCCTAGGTTTACCCTGGAAAACCACAGAACAAGACTTAAAGGAATACTTCAGTACGTTTGGAGAAGTTCTCATGGTGCAG GTTAAAAAGGATATTAAGACTGGTCACTCAAAGGGTTTCGGTTTTGTTCGTTTTACGGATTATGAAACCCAGGTGAAGGTCATGTCCCAGCGACACATGATAGATGGCAGATGGTGCGACTGTAAACTTCCCAACTCTAAG cAAAGTCCCGACGAGCCTTTGCGGAGCAGAAAAGTGTTTGTTGGGCGCTGCACTGAGGACATGACAGCAGATGAACTCCAGCAGTTCTTTGCTCAGTATGGAGAAGTGGTAGATGTCTTCATTCCTAAACCTTTCCgagcttttgcttttgttacatTTGCAGATGATCAG GTTGCCCAGTCTCTTTGTGGAGAGGACTTGATCATTAAAGGAATCAGCGTACATATATCCAATGCTGAACCTAAGCACAATAGCAATAGGCAGTTAGAGAGAGGTGGAAGATTTGGTGGTAACCCGGGAGGCTTTGGGAATCAGGGGGGGTTTGGCAACAGCAGAGGAGGCGGGGGAGGACTGGGTAACAACCAGGGCAGTAACATGGGCGGGGGCATGAACTTCGGAGCCTTTAGCATCAACCCTGCCATGATGGCAGCAGCgcaggcagccctgcagagcagctgggggaTGATGGGCATGCTGGCTAGCCAGCAGAACCAGTCAGGGCCATCGGGAAACAACCAGCCCCAAGGCAACATGCAGCGGGAACAGAATCAGGGCTTCAGCTCAGGAAATAACTCTTACGGTGGTTCCAACTCGGGAGCAGCAATAGGCTGGGGCTCAGCTTCCAACGCGGGTTCCAGCAGTGGGTTTAACGGAGGCTTTGGTTCAAGCATGGATTCCAAATCATCAGGCTGGGGAATGTAG